Proteins encoded together in one Prinia subflava isolate CZ2003 ecotype Zambia chromosome 23, Cam_Psub_1.2, whole genome shotgun sequence window:
- the LOC134561503 gene encoding probable E3 ubiquitin-protein ligase makorin-1 isoform X2 translates to MEPRSLVASGALRAEAGGVRPLCRNFARGSCRWGQSCRFSHDRKSAQVCRYFQRGICRYGEQCSYQHIQEEPAPVATRSGLMSRHHGGQEPGTEPTAVDQDQGGAQGTSVHPAHSTACVTAQFFQREEKAEEKDKKNIPALGNIPIGAVSGQFVPTKAQGASGFQPQGPALDPGSSDPKEAVLEKATQTDPAKAPAEPAAAAAQVTTAALRARSEAVVCGICMDRVYEKALPEERLFGILPNCSHAYCLGCIRKWRRSRDFQSAVIKACPECRITSSYYIPHKYWISDVGEKEKLIKTFKARTGSECIYLHELPAQRLRRRRRQRPRMPAVFIPSSSDSSDEEDEESRTLEWALALAMLEGEFPHSVFGREMLELLLDFMDSD, encoded by the exons ATGGAGCCACGTTCGCTGGTGGCATCTGGAGCCTTGCGGGCCGAGGCAGGCGGTGTGAGACCCCTGTGCAG GAATTTTGCCCGTGGATCCTGTCGGTGGGGCCAGAGCTGCCGCTTCTCACATGACAGAAAATCAGCCCAGGTCTGCAGGTACTTCCAGCGTGGGATTTGCCGTTACGGAGAGCAGTGCAG ctACCAGCACATCCAGGAGGAGCCAGCCCCAGTAGCGACCCGATCTGGTCTGATGTCCCGGCACCACGGGGGCCAGGAGCCTGGCACTGAGCCCACAGCCGTGGACCAGGACCAGGGGGGAGCCCAGGGCACCTCTGTGCACCCTGCCCACAGCACGGCGTGTGTGACCGCCCAGTTCTTCCAGcgggaggaaaaagcagaagagaaagacAAGAAGAACATCCCAGCACTCGGTAACATCCCCATTGGGGCCGTCAGTGGACAATTTGTCCCCACAAAAGCTCAGGGCGCCTCAG GCTTCCAGCCACAAGGGCCAGCACTGGATCCAGGCTCCTCTGATCCCAAAGAGGCAGTTTTGGAGAAGGCGACACAGACTGACCCTGCAAAG GCCCCTGCAGAGCCGGCTGCTGCGGCAGCCCAGGTCACCACGGCGGCGCTGAGAGCCCGGAGCGAGGCCGTGGTGTGCGGCATCTGCATGGACAGGGTGTACGAGAAGGCGCTGCCGGAGGAGCGGCTCTTCGGGATCCTCCCCAACTGCAGCCACGCGTACTGCCTGGGCTGCATCCGCAAGTGGCGCCGCAGCCGCGACTTCCAGAGCGCCGTCATAAA GGCCTGCCCAGAGTGCCGGATCACCTCCAGTTACTACATCCCCCACAAATACTGGATCTCAGATGTGGGTGAGAAGGAGAAGCTCATCAAAACCTTCAAGGCACGGACAGG ATCAGAGTGCATCTACCTGCACGAGCTGCCTGCCCAGCGGCTGCGGCGGCGCAGACGGCAGCGGCCGAGGATGCCCGCT gtgTTCATCCCTTCTTCCTCGGACAGCTCTGACGAGGAGGATGAGGAGTCGCGCACGCTCGAGTGGGCTCTTGCCCTGGCCATGCTGGAGGGAGAATTTCCCCACTCAGTTTTTGGCCGTGAGATGCTCGAGTTGCTCCTTGACTTCATGGATTCCGACTGA
- the FANCE gene encoding Fanconi anemia group E protein, which yields MEPRCPPWLWLCPRPCRLLLHALCSGPAGAAAALRVLQRGQPGQGPAQAFPWQALTAALCAQEPSLEGPQDTLAVKPRLLLLPVLCQRNFFSLLLVVQDAVPGDCLDRLLQALEQDSRVDPWVHSLENLLRQGLRAQEGSPRPTALSSACQQQLRGLCQKIAQKKPEGQRKLNWCFSEQPGAPESQGGKRSRVSGESLELDSEIEEKRLLLEEVAFEPLGPQECADVAGVEEEVPEEPSEDTSAQSTDKAAPDSSQQDAVGELRKISQTELAAEVQSFVQMHGQRLKMLLLQESSHSELRTPPELSILNNCSPSQLEGLCSFLQLSTCPEPLLVRFCSWLLALSPDLSYSSAATLAQQLFLRRVLSLAQPPSRHLMAALTSFCSKYSHPLCRVLVAAVLQEPGEGAEQTKLMCELVEECLEPHSVQLLLSQVLEVPLSEKLLPVLQAVLGRQEVLPAELLDLLVLTLCQQAPAFATSLSFAQLVTAVLTVYQSQVSPAQRSSLAAVLDRSSAALKKSLQAVLEGAR from the exons ATGgagccccgctgcccgccctggctgtggctctgcccCCGGCCGTGCCGCCTCCTGCTGCACGCCCTGTGCTCCGGGCCCGccggggcggcggccgcgctgcGGGTGCTGCAGCGGGGCCAGCCCGGCCAGGGACCGGCGCAGGCGTTCCCCTGGCAGGCTCTCACCGCGGCCCTGTGCGCCCAGGAGCCCTCGCTGGAGGGGCCGCAGGACACCCTGGCTGT CAAGCCACGGCTGCTGCTACTGCCTGTTCTGTGCCAGAGAAatttcttctccctgctcctcgTGGTGCAGGATGCAGTGCCAGGGGACTGCCTTGACCGGCTGCTCCAGGCCTTGGAGCAGGATTCCCGTGTGGATCCCTGGGTGCATTCACTGGAGAATCTGCTCCGGCAGGGACTGAGGGCACAGGAGGGCTCCCCACGTCCCACTGCCCTGTCTTCTgcatgccagcagcagctcaggggccTGTGCCAGAAAATTGCCCAGAAGAAACCAGAGGGGCAAAGAAAATTGAACTGGTGCTTCAGTGAGCAGCCTGGTGCCCCTGAGTCTCAAGGTGGGAAGCGCAGTAGAGTGTCGGGGGAGAGCCTGGAGTTGGACAGTGAGATAGAGGAGAAGAGGCTGTTGCTGGAGGAGGTGGCATTTGAGCCCCTGGGGCCCCAGGAGTGTGCAGATGTGGCAGGAGTGGAAGAGGAAGTGCCCGAGGAGCCTTCAGAGGACACATCTGCTCAGAGCACAGATAAGGCTGCTCCagacagctcccagcaggatgCAGTGGGGGAGCTCAGGAAGATTTCCCAGACAGAGCTGGCAGCGGAGGTCCAGTCCTTTGTCCAG ATGCATGGACAGAggctgaaaatgctgctgctgcaggagtcCAGT CACTCCGAGCTGCGCACCCCACCCGAGCTGAGCATCCTGAACAACTGCTCCCCCAGCCAG CTCGaggggctgtgctccttcctccagctctCCACGTGCCCCGAGCCCCTCCTGGTGCGTTTCtgcagctggctgctggctctgagccCTGACCTCAGCTACAGCAGCGCAGccaccctggcacagcagctcttcCTCAGGCGA GTCCTGTCCCTCGCCCAGCCGCCTTCCCGACACCTCATGGCTGCCCTCACCTCCTTTTGCTCCAAGTATTCCCATCCCTTGTGCCGTGTGCTGGTGGCTGCcgtgctgcaggagccaggggaag GTGCCGAGCAGACCAAGCTGATGTGTGAGCTGGTGGAGGAGTGCCTGGAGCCACactctgtgcagctgctgctaaG CCAGGTCTTGGAGGTGCCTTTGTCTGAGAAACTCCTGCCAGTACTGCAGGCCGTGCTGGGGCGCCAG GAGGTGCTGCCCGCTGAGCTCTTGGATCTGCTGGTGCTGACTCTGTGCCAGCAGGCCCCAGCCTTCGCCACCTCGCTCAGCTTCGCCCAGCTGGTGACAGCCGTGCTCACGGTGTACCAGAGCCAg GTCAGCCCAGCTCAGcggagcagcctggctgctgtcctggACCGGAGCAGCGCGGCGCTGAAGAAAtcactgcaggctgtgctggaaggGGCCAG GTGA
- the LOC134561503 gene encoding probable E3 ubiquitin-protein ligase makorin-1 isoform X1, which yields MEPRSLVASGALRAEAGGVRPLCRNFARGSCRWGQSCRFSHDRKSAQVCRYFQRGICRYGEQCSYQHIQEEPAPVATRSGLMSRHHGGQEPGTEPTAVDQDQGGAQGTSVHPAHSTACVTAQFFQREEKAEEKDKKNIPALGNIPIGAVSGQFVPTKAQGASGFQPQGPALDPGSSDPKEAVLEKATQTDPAKAPAEPAAAAAQVTTAALRARSEAVVCGICMDRVYEKALPEERLFGILPNCSHAYCLGCIRKWRRSRDFQSAVIKACPECRITSSYYIPHKYWISDVGEKEKLIKTFKARTGKIRCKFFIHGYCPFRSECIYLHELPAQRLRRRRRQRPRMPAVFIPSSSDSSDEEDEESRTLEWALALAMLEGEFPHSVFGREMLELLLDFMDSD from the exons ATGGAGCCACGTTCGCTGGTGGCATCTGGAGCCTTGCGGGCCGAGGCAGGCGGTGTGAGACCCCTGTGCAG GAATTTTGCCCGTGGATCCTGTCGGTGGGGCCAGAGCTGCCGCTTCTCACATGACAGAAAATCAGCCCAGGTCTGCAGGTACTTCCAGCGTGGGATTTGCCGTTACGGAGAGCAGTGCAG ctACCAGCACATCCAGGAGGAGCCAGCCCCAGTAGCGACCCGATCTGGTCTGATGTCCCGGCACCACGGGGGCCAGGAGCCTGGCACTGAGCCCACAGCCGTGGACCAGGACCAGGGGGGAGCCCAGGGCACCTCTGTGCACCCTGCCCACAGCACGGCGTGTGTGACCGCCCAGTTCTTCCAGcgggaggaaaaagcagaagagaaagacAAGAAGAACATCCCAGCACTCGGTAACATCCCCATTGGGGCCGTCAGTGGACAATTTGTCCCCACAAAAGCTCAGGGCGCCTCAG GCTTCCAGCCACAAGGGCCAGCACTGGATCCAGGCTCCTCTGATCCCAAAGAGGCAGTTTTGGAGAAGGCGACACAGACTGACCCTGCAAAG GCCCCTGCAGAGCCGGCTGCTGCGGCAGCCCAGGTCACCACGGCGGCGCTGAGAGCCCGGAGCGAGGCCGTGGTGTGCGGCATCTGCATGGACAGGGTGTACGAGAAGGCGCTGCCGGAGGAGCGGCTCTTCGGGATCCTCCCCAACTGCAGCCACGCGTACTGCCTGGGCTGCATCCGCAAGTGGCGCCGCAGCCGCGACTTCCAGAGCGCCGTCATAAA GGCCTGCCCAGAGTGCCGGATCACCTCCAGTTACTACATCCCCCACAAATACTGGATCTCAGATGTGGGTGAGAAGGAGAAGCTCATCAAAACCTTCAAGGCACGGACAGG GAAAATCAGGTGCAAGTTTTTCATCCACGGCTACTGCCCTTTCAGATCAGAGTGCATCTACCTGCACGAGCTGCCTGCCCAGCGGCTGCGGCGGCGCAGACGGCAGCGGCCGAGGATGCCCGCT gtgTTCATCCCTTCTTCCTCGGACAGCTCTGACGAGGAGGATGAGGAGTCGCGCACGCTCGAGTGGGCTCTTGCCCTGGCCATGCTGGAGGGAGAATTTCCCCACTCAGTTTTTGGCCGTGAGATGCTCGAGTTGCTCCTTGACTTCATGGATTCCGACTGA
- the LOC134561503 gene encoding probable E3 ubiquitin-protein ligase makorin-1 isoform X3, with amino-acid sequence MEPRSLVASGALRAEAGGVRPLCRNFARGSCRWGQSCRFSHDRKSAQVCRYFQRGICRYGEQCSYQHIQEEPAPVATRSGLMSRHHGGQEPGTEPTAVDQDQGGAQGTSVHPAHSTACVTAQFFQREEKAEEKDKKNIPALGFQPQGPALDPGSSDPKEAVLEKATQTDPAKAPAEPAAAAAQVTTAALRARSEAVVCGICMDRVYEKALPEERLFGILPNCSHAYCLGCIRKWRRSRDFQSAVIKACPECRITSSYYIPHKYWISDVGEKEKLIKTFKARTGKIRCKFFIHGYCPFRSECIYLHELPAQRLRRRRRQRPRMPAVFIPSSSDSSDEEDEESRTLEWALALAMLEGEFPHSVFGREMLELLLDFMDSD; translated from the exons ATGGAGCCACGTTCGCTGGTGGCATCTGGAGCCTTGCGGGCCGAGGCAGGCGGTGTGAGACCCCTGTGCAG GAATTTTGCCCGTGGATCCTGTCGGTGGGGCCAGAGCTGCCGCTTCTCACATGACAGAAAATCAGCCCAGGTCTGCAGGTACTTCCAGCGTGGGATTTGCCGTTACGGAGAGCAGTGCAG ctACCAGCACATCCAGGAGGAGCCAGCCCCAGTAGCGACCCGATCTGGTCTGATGTCCCGGCACCACGGGGGCCAGGAGCCTGGCACTGAGCCCACAGCCGTGGACCAGGACCAGGGGGGAGCCCAGGGCACCTCTGTGCACCCTGCCCACAGCACGGCGTGTGTGACCGCCCAGTTCTTCCAGcgggaggaaaaagcagaagagaaagacAAGAAGAACATCCCAGCACTCG GCTTCCAGCCACAAGGGCCAGCACTGGATCCAGGCTCCTCTGATCCCAAAGAGGCAGTTTTGGAGAAGGCGACACAGACTGACCCTGCAAAG GCCCCTGCAGAGCCGGCTGCTGCGGCAGCCCAGGTCACCACGGCGGCGCTGAGAGCCCGGAGCGAGGCCGTGGTGTGCGGCATCTGCATGGACAGGGTGTACGAGAAGGCGCTGCCGGAGGAGCGGCTCTTCGGGATCCTCCCCAACTGCAGCCACGCGTACTGCCTGGGCTGCATCCGCAAGTGGCGCCGCAGCCGCGACTTCCAGAGCGCCGTCATAAA GGCCTGCCCAGAGTGCCGGATCACCTCCAGTTACTACATCCCCCACAAATACTGGATCTCAGATGTGGGTGAGAAGGAGAAGCTCATCAAAACCTTCAAGGCACGGACAGG GAAAATCAGGTGCAAGTTTTTCATCCACGGCTACTGCCCTTTCAGATCAGAGTGCATCTACCTGCACGAGCTGCCTGCCCAGCGGCTGCGGCGGCGCAGACGGCAGCGGCCGAGGATGCCCGCT gtgTTCATCCCTTCTTCCTCGGACAGCTCTGACGAGGAGGATGAGGAGTCGCGCACGCTCGAGTGGGCTCTTGCCCTGGCCATGCTGGAGGGAGAATTTCCCCACTCAGTTTTTGGCCGTGAGATGCTCGAGTTGCTCCTTGACTTCATGGATTCCGACTGA
- the PPARD gene encoding peroxisome proliferator-activated receptor delta isoform X1, whose amino-acid sequence MEQLQEEVPEVKEEEEKEAVMVASGASDPTGGPDSSLPSSSYTDLSQSSSPSLSDQLQLGCEEAALGALNVECRVCGDKASGFHYGVHACEGCKGFFRRTIRMKLEYEKCERSCKIQKKNRNKCQYCRFQKCLSLGMSHNAIRFGRMPEAEKRKLVAGLTASEIGCQNPQVADLKAFSKHIYNAYLKNFNMTKKKARGILTGKASSTPQPFVIHDMDTLWQAEKGLVWKQLVNGIPPYKEIGVHVFYRCQCTTVETVRELTEFAKSIPSFVGLYLNDQVTLLKYGVYEAIFAMLASIMNKDGLLVANGNGFVTREFLRSLRKPFSEIMEPKFEFAVKFNALELDDSDLSLFVAAIILCGDRPGLMNVKQVEEIQDNILRALEFHLQSNHPDAQYLFPKLLQKMADLRQLVTEHAQLVQKIKKTETETSLHPLLQEIYKDMY is encoded by the exons ATGGAACAACTACAGGAGGAAGTACCTGAGGtcaaggaagaggaagagaaagaggcaGTGATGGTGGCAAGTGGAGCCTCAGACCCAACTGGAGGACCAGACAGCTCGCTGCCTTCAAGCAGCTACACAG acCTGTcacagagctcctctccctcGCTGTCGgaccagctgcagctgggctgcgAGGAGGCGGCGCTGGGAGCGCTGAACGTGGAGTGCAGGGTCTGCGGAGACAAAGCCTCGGGCTTCCACTACGGCGTGCACGCCTGCGAGGGCTGCAAG GGTTTCTTCCGCCGGACGATCCGCATGAAGCTGGAGTACGAGAAGTGTGAGAGGAGCTGCAAGATTCAGAAGAAGAACAGAAACAAGTGCCAGTACTGCCGCTTCCAGAAATGCCTCTCGCTGGGCATGTCACACAATG CCATCCGCTTTGGGCGCATGCCAGAGGCAGAGAAGAGGAAGCTGGTGGCAGGGCTGACAGCGAGCGAGATTGGCTGCCAGAACCCACAGGTGGCTGACCTGAAAGCTTTCTCCAAGCACATCTACAACGCCTACCTGAAGAATTTCAACATGACCAAAAAGAAGGCAAGAGGTATCCTGACCGGGAaggccagcagcacccca CAGCCTTTTGTGATCCATGACATGGACACCTTGTGGCAGGCAGAGAAGGGGCTGGTGTGGAAGCAGCTGGTGAACGGCATCCCCCCCTACAAGGAGATCGGGGTGCACGTCTTCTACCGCTGCCAGTGCACCACGGTGGAGACCGTGCGGGAGCTCACCGAGTTCGCCAAGAGCATCCCCAGCTTCGTAGGCCTGTACCTGAACGACCAAGTGACTCTGCTCAAGTACGGGGTGTACGAGGCCATCTTCGCCATGCTGGCCTCCATCATGAACAAGGACGGGCTGCTGGTGGCCAACGGCAACGGCTTCGTGACGCGCGAGTTCCTGCGCAGCCTGCGCAAGCCCTTCAGCGAGATCATGGAGCCCAAGTTTGAGTTTGCTGTGAAGTTCAACGCGCTGGAGCTGGATGACAGTGACCTGTCCCTGTTTGTGGCTGCCATCATCCTGTGCGGAG ACCGCCCTGGCCTGATGAACGTGAAGCAGGTGGAGGAGATCCAAGACAACATCCTGCGAGCACTGGAGTTCCACCTGCAGTCCAACCACCCGGATGCCCAGTACCTCTTCcccaagctgctgcagaagatgGCTGACCTGCGACAGCTGGTGACAGAGCACGCCCAGCTGGTGCAGAAGATCAaaaagacagagacagagacatcTCTGCACCCACTTCTGCAGGAGATCTACAAGGACATGTACTAA
- the PPARD gene encoding peroxisome proliferator-activated receptor delta isoform X3, which translates to MVASGASDPTGGPDSSLPSSSYTDLSQSSSPSLSDQLQLGCEEAALGALNVECRVCGDKASGFHYGVHACEGCKGFFRRTIRMKLEYEKCERSCKIQKKNRNKCQYCRFQKCLSLGMSHNAIRFGRMPEAEKRKLVAGLTASEIGCQNPQVADLKAFSKHIYNAYLKNFNMTKKKARGILTGKASSTPQPFVIHDMDTLWQAEKGLVWKQLVNGIPPYKEIGVHVFYRCQCTTVETVRELTEFAKSIPSFVGLYLNDQVTLLKYGVYEAIFAMLASIMNKDGLLVANGNGFVTREFLRSLRKPFSEIMEPKFEFAVKFNALELDDSDLSLFVAAIILCGDRPGLMNVKQVEEIQDNILRALEFHLQSNHPDAQYLFPKLLQKMADLRQLVTEHAQLVQKIKKTETETSLHPLLQEIYKDMY; encoded by the exons ATGGTGGCAAGTGGAGCCTCAGACCCAACTGGAGGACCAGACAGCTCGCTGCCTTCAAGCAGCTACACAG acCTGTcacagagctcctctccctcGCTGTCGgaccagctgcagctgggctgcgAGGAGGCGGCGCTGGGAGCGCTGAACGTGGAGTGCAGGGTCTGCGGAGACAAAGCCTCGGGCTTCCACTACGGCGTGCACGCCTGCGAGGGCTGCAAG GGTTTCTTCCGCCGGACGATCCGCATGAAGCTGGAGTACGAGAAGTGTGAGAGGAGCTGCAAGATTCAGAAGAAGAACAGAAACAAGTGCCAGTACTGCCGCTTCCAGAAATGCCTCTCGCTGGGCATGTCACACAATG CCATCCGCTTTGGGCGCATGCCAGAGGCAGAGAAGAGGAAGCTGGTGGCAGGGCTGACAGCGAGCGAGATTGGCTGCCAGAACCCACAGGTGGCTGACCTGAAAGCTTTCTCCAAGCACATCTACAACGCCTACCTGAAGAATTTCAACATGACCAAAAAGAAGGCAAGAGGTATCCTGACCGGGAaggccagcagcacccca CAGCCTTTTGTGATCCATGACATGGACACCTTGTGGCAGGCAGAGAAGGGGCTGGTGTGGAAGCAGCTGGTGAACGGCATCCCCCCCTACAAGGAGATCGGGGTGCACGTCTTCTACCGCTGCCAGTGCACCACGGTGGAGACCGTGCGGGAGCTCACCGAGTTCGCCAAGAGCATCCCCAGCTTCGTAGGCCTGTACCTGAACGACCAAGTGACTCTGCTCAAGTACGGGGTGTACGAGGCCATCTTCGCCATGCTGGCCTCCATCATGAACAAGGACGGGCTGCTGGTGGCCAACGGCAACGGCTTCGTGACGCGCGAGTTCCTGCGCAGCCTGCGCAAGCCCTTCAGCGAGATCATGGAGCCCAAGTTTGAGTTTGCTGTGAAGTTCAACGCGCTGGAGCTGGATGACAGTGACCTGTCCCTGTTTGTGGCTGCCATCATCCTGTGCGGAG ACCGCCCTGGCCTGATGAACGTGAAGCAGGTGGAGGAGATCCAAGACAACATCCTGCGAGCACTGGAGTTCCACCTGCAGTCCAACCACCCGGATGCCCAGTACCTCTTCcccaagctgctgcagaagatgGCTGACCTGCGACAGCTGGTGACAGAGCACGCCCAGCTGGTGCAGAAGATCAaaaagacagagacagagacatcTCTGCACCCACTTCTGCAGGAGATCTACAAGGACATGTACTAA
- the PPARD gene encoding peroxisome proliferator-activated receptor delta isoform X2 — translation MEQLQEEVPEVKEEEEKEAVMVASGASDPTGGPDSSLPSSSYTDLSQSSSPSLSDQLQLGCEEAALGALNVECRVCGDKASGFHYGVHACEGCKGFFRRTIRMKLEYEKCERSCKIQKKNRNKCQYCRFQKCLSLGMSHNAIRFGRMPEAEKRKLVAGLTASEIGCQNPQVADLKAFSKHIYNAYLKNFNMTKKKARGILTGKASSTPPFVIHDMDTLWQAEKGLVWKQLVNGIPPYKEIGVHVFYRCQCTTVETVRELTEFAKSIPSFVGLYLNDQVTLLKYGVYEAIFAMLASIMNKDGLLVANGNGFVTREFLRSLRKPFSEIMEPKFEFAVKFNALELDDSDLSLFVAAIILCGDRPGLMNVKQVEEIQDNILRALEFHLQSNHPDAQYLFPKLLQKMADLRQLVTEHAQLVQKIKKTETETSLHPLLQEIYKDMY, via the exons ATGGAACAACTACAGGAGGAAGTACCTGAGGtcaaggaagaggaagagaaagaggcaGTGATGGTGGCAAGTGGAGCCTCAGACCCAACTGGAGGACCAGACAGCTCGCTGCCTTCAAGCAGCTACACAG acCTGTcacagagctcctctccctcGCTGTCGgaccagctgcagctgggctgcgAGGAGGCGGCGCTGGGAGCGCTGAACGTGGAGTGCAGGGTCTGCGGAGACAAAGCCTCGGGCTTCCACTACGGCGTGCACGCCTGCGAGGGCTGCAAG GGTTTCTTCCGCCGGACGATCCGCATGAAGCTGGAGTACGAGAAGTGTGAGAGGAGCTGCAAGATTCAGAAGAAGAACAGAAACAAGTGCCAGTACTGCCGCTTCCAGAAATGCCTCTCGCTGGGCATGTCACACAATG CCATCCGCTTTGGGCGCATGCCAGAGGCAGAGAAGAGGAAGCTGGTGGCAGGGCTGACAGCGAGCGAGATTGGCTGCCAGAACCCACAGGTGGCTGACCTGAAAGCTTTCTCCAAGCACATCTACAACGCCTACCTGAAGAATTTCAACATGACCAAAAAGAAGGCAAGAGGTATCCTGACCGGGAaggccagcagcacccca CCTTTTGTGATCCATGACATGGACACCTTGTGGCAGGCAGAGAAGGGGCTGGTGTGGAAGCAGCTGGTGAACGGCATCCCCCCCTACAAGGAGATCGGGGTGCACGTCTTCTACCGCTGCCAGTGCACCACGGTGGAGACCGTGCGGGAGCTCACCGAGTTCGCCAAGAGCATCCCCAGCTTCGTAGGCCTGTACCTGAACGACCAAGTGACTCTGCTCAAGTACGGGGTGTACGAGGCCATCTTCGCCATGCTGGCCTCCATCATGAACAAGGACGGGCTGCTGGTGGCCAACGGCAACGGCTTCGTGACGCGCGAGTTCCTGCGCAGCCTGCGCAAGCCCTTCAGCGAGATCATGGAGCCCAAGTTTGAGTTTGCTGTGAAGTTCAACGCGCTGGAGCTGGATGACAGTGACCTGTCCCTGTTTGTGGCTGCCATCATCCTGTGCGGAG ACCGCCCTGGCCTGATGAACGTGAAGCAGGTGGAGGAGATCCAAGACAACATCCTGCGAGCACTGGAGTTCCACCTGCAGTCCAACCACCCGGATGCCCAGTACCTCTTCcccaagctgctgcagaagatgGCTGACCTGCGACAGCTGGTGACAGAGCACGCCCAGCTGGTGCAGAAGATCAaaaagacagagacagagacatcTCTGCACCCACTTCTGCAGGAGATCTACAAGGACATGTACTAA